A genomic region of Anas acuta chromosome 1, bAnaAcu1.1, whole genome shotgun sequence contains the following coding sequences:
- the ZBED1 gene encoding E3 SUMO-protein ligase ZBED1 produces MENKSLEGSPSDLKLVAHPRAKSKVWKYFGFDTNAEGCILQWKKIYCRICMAQIAYSGNTSNLSYHLEKNHPDEFCEFVKSNTEQMREAFATAFSKIKPESSQQVVQDSLIMKTYQNYENKKHQELTSAVISLICEGMYPASIVDEPTFKALLRTADPRYELPSRKYFCTKAIPEKYNAIREIVLKELTDVLWCGISTDMWRSENQNRSYVTVAVHFLSSSPSNCLAVNSRCLKTFEVPEDNTAETITRVLYETFIEWGINTKVFGATTDYSKDIVKACSLLDIPVQMPCLGHTFNAGIQQAFQLPKLCGLLARCRKLVEYFQQSTMAMYMLSEKQKQQNILHCMLVSDRVSWWGSTLAMLQRLKEQQFVIAAVLVEDSNNHHLMLEASEWNTIEGLVELLQPFKQVAEMMSASKYPTISMVKPLLHMLLNTTLNIKENDLKEISMAKEVIAKELSTTYQHTPEIDMFLNVATFLDPRYKKLPFLSAFERQQVENRVVEEAKSLLEKVKENTFRTEEKFFAVSEEPPVKKIIISSTPPPTSVINNMLAEIFCQTGGVEDQEEWHAQIVEELSNFKSQKVLGLNEDPLKWWSDRLALFPVLPKVLQKYWCILATRVFPERLFGSSANVVSAKRNRLAPAHVDEQIFLYENTRNGSEAEPEDEDEGEWGLEQEQIFNLNDSVNVNNNFFNIRDSGFV; encoded by the coding sequence ATGGAGAATAAAAGTTTAGAAGGTTCCCCATCAGACCTAAAGTTAGTGGCTCATCCGAGAGCAAAGAGTAAAGTGTGGAAGTACTTTGGTTTTGATACCAATGCAGAAGGATGCATATTACAGTGGAAGAAAATCTACTGCCGTATTTGCATGGCGCAGATTGCCTATTCAGGGAacacgtccaacctttcctacCACCTCGAGAAAAACCACCCCGACGAATTCTGTGAGTTTGTGAAAAGCAACACCGAGCAGATGAGGGAGGCCTTTGCTACCGCCTTTTCAAAAATCAAGCCGGAATCATCGCAGCAGGTTGTTCAAGACAGCCTCATCATGAAGACCTACCAGAACTATGAGAACAAAAAGCATCAGGAACTGACGTCCGCAGTCATCAGCTTGATCTGCGAGGGCATGTATCCCGCCTCCATCGTCGACGAGCCCACCTTCAAGGCCCTCTTGAGAACAGCTGATCCTAGGTATGAACTTCCTAGCCGGAAGTATTTCTGTACAAAAGCTATTCCTGAGAAATACAATGCCATTAGAGAAATCGTCCTAAAGGAGCTCACCGACGTTCTGTGGTGCGGCATATCCACGGACATGTGGAGGAGCGAAAACCAGAACAGGTCGTACGTTACCGTCGCGGTTCACTTTCTCAGCAGCAGTCCTTCAAACTGCCTGGCGGTTAACTCACGGTGCTTAAAAACGTTTGAAGTACCGGAGGATAATACTGCAGAGACTATCACCCGAGTCCTTTACGAAACGTTCATCGAATGGGGAATCAATACAAAAGTCTTTGGTGCTACGACAGATTACAGTAAAGACATTGTGAAAGCTTGCTCTCTCCTAGATATTCCAGTGCAGATGCCTTGCTTGGGGCACACTTTCAACGCCGGAATACAACAAGCTTTTCAGCTCCCGAAGCTCTGCGGCCTTCTTGCCAGGTGCCGAAAACTGGTGGAGTATTTTCAGCAGTCTACCATGGCAATGTATATGCTGAGcgagaagcagaagcagcagaataTTCTCCACTGCATGCTGGTGAGCGATCGCGTTTCCTGGTGGGGCAGCACGCTTGCCATGTTGCAGCGTCTCAAGGAGCAGCAGTTCGTCATCGCCGCCGTTCTCGTGGAGGACAGCAACAACCACCACCTCATGCTGGAGGCCAGCGAGTGGAACACGATCGAAGggctggtggagctgctgcagcctttcaAGCAGGTTGCGGAGATGATGTCCGCTTCCAAGTACCCAACGATCAGTATGGTGAAGCCGCTTCTCCACATGCTTCTGAATACCACCCTGAACATCAAGGAGAACGATCTGAAAGAAATCAGCATGGCGAAGGAGGTAATAGCGAAGGAGCTGTCAACCACCTACCAGCACACCCCGGAAATAGACATGTTCCTCAATGTTGCCACTTTCCTGGATCCTCGTTACAAAaaactgccttttctttccGCCTTTGAGCGGCAGCAGGTGGAAAACAGAGTGGTGGAAGAAGCAAAAAGCCTGCTGGAGAAAGTCAAAGAAAACACCTTTCGGACTGAAGAAAAGTTCTTCGCGGTTtcggaggagcccccagtgaaaaaaataattatctcctCCACTCCTCCTCCTACTAGCGTGATCAACAACATGCTTGCAGAGATCTTCTGCCAGACGGGGGGTGTGGAAGACCAGGAGGAATGGCACGCTCAGATTGTTGAGGAGTTGAGCAACTTTAAGTCACAAAAGGTCCTTGGTTTGAATGAAGACCCGCTAAAGTGGTGGTCTGACAGACTAGCGCTGTTTCCAGTTTTACCAAAGGTTCTCCAAAAATACTGGTGTATTCTGGCCACAAGGGTCTTTCCCGAACGCCTTTTTGGTTCTTCTGCTAATGTTGTCAGTGCAAAGAGAAACCGGTTAGCCCCAGCGCACGTGGACGAGCAGATCTTTTTGTATGAAAACACTCGGAATGGGTCCGAGGCAGAACCGGAGGATGAAGACGAAGGAGAATGGGGTTTGGAACaggaacagatttttaatttaaatgactCGGTAAACGTAAACAACAATTTCTTTAATATCCGAGACAGTGGGTTTGTTTAA